Below is a genomic region from Virgibacillus dokdonensis.
TCAATATATCATATCCATCTTTCCTTTCACCAGTTCTTCCCCCTGTATAGAGACGAATGAACAACTTCCTTTAGTAAGAACAAAGGCTCGGGGCGCCCGGTCAGCAACGTAGCGAGTGGAACGAAGCAACTAAAGTTTTAGGAATCATGGTGAGGCGGTGTTGCACGAGCCAATGATGACTTATCGTAGGGCGATTCGTGAAGTCGCCTAGTTTCTGGGCGCTGGAGCCGGACGTGGCTAAATAACTTAGTACGTTTATCTACAGCTGCAAAATTTTATAATTTCCTAGACTATTAGAAAAAACTTGGTATAGAACCAAGCCTTTGCGCAGTTATAAAAAACATGCTTACCGCTAAGTCTTTACTGCAAAACAACGTTGCTAATTTTGTTCGTATAAACTTTAAACTATTGAACCTTCCCTATAGCAGAACAACATGCGAACTATTTCTTATTTATCCGAATAATACATGTAAGCCAAAAGCAATTAAAATACTCCCTCCTAACAGCTCACTATAAGCACCTAAGTAACCTTCTACTCTTCTTCCAAGCAGCATGCCGATCCAAGATAGACAAGCACTTACCATTCCAAATAGCAAAAGTGCTATAGCCGTCTTGACTCCAGAGATACCTAAACTTAACCCAACAGAAAAGCTATCAATACTTAAGCCGAGTGCTAATAAAAGCAATCCGACACCAACTGGTTGAATCATTTTTTTTACGTTCTGATTAAAAGCAGAAAAAAACATTTGGGCGCCAATCCCTACAAGTAACAATCCGCCAGCTAAATTAGTTAGACTACCGATTTGTTCTGATATCATAGTACCAAATAGAATACCTAAAAATGGCATAAGTATATGAAATAGCCCTACTACAACCCCAATGAGCGCTATACGCTTTAAACGAAGACGCTGTAACCCTAATCCTAAACTGACAGAAAAGGCGTCAAGTCCAAGCGCAAAAGCTAGAAATAATAAGGCTGTCACCTCACCAATGTATCCTGACACGTAGACTCCCCCTTGGACATGCTTTTAAACTATATGATGATCTAAGGAGAAATATGTTTGATTTCACTAGCGTTGCATAAATAACATCTAAATTTTCAGATCAAATATTCTTTCTAATAAATCCAAAAAAGTAAATACCCAACTAAAGATGGCACTATCCATTTGGAATATATTCACAATCAGACTAGAGTGACAGTCGCTGTTTTCTTATTAAGAAGCACCTTTCCCTTCTATTTTTCGAAGCTAGATATAAGCTGATTTCCATTTAGGCTAGCGTCTAACAACATTTAATTAATCTTAAAATTTTTAGAGGAAATCAAATTTATAAAGGAATAATCTATATAAGAAATTCGAATGTCGTGAATATTTTACATTATGTAAAAAACAAAAAAATAAATTACAATAATTGTATTAGAATTCCAGAAAGAAAAGAGGTATCTCAATGTTAGAGAACTATATATCTGCAGGAAGGGCTGAGAAGAAATGGACCCAGCAACACTTTTCGATGACGTAGGTGTTAGTCGCCAAACAATTGCAGCATTAGAAAAAACAAATATAACCCTTCATTGATATCGGCCTTTAAGATTTCTAATTCATTGGGAAAAGAGATTACAGAAGTATTTAAATTTAAGGAGAAAGTTGTATGATTACGTTAACCACAACCTATTTATAGAGCTAGCATTACTTATTATTGTTTCGGAAATATACAAAGCCAATTTTGAAAGAAAAAAGGAATCAATGGATGAAAGAGGAGAGTTATTATTTTTTTAAAATTAAATCTTTTTCTTATTCAATATTAACAGGAGGAATACTTCTTGGCGTTGCATTAGTAGCAATATTAGATGTGATTCATAAAGAGTATTTTATTTATTACGTAATGATTATATTCTATATTCAAAGTATTGTTCCCTCAATATATTTAGCTGTAGCTAAACGAATATAAAAAATACAAATACAACACTTTGAGAAGTAACTTCTCAAAGTGTTGTAAAAAATCCCTACTTTTTAATTGGAATTTCGCATGTTTTCTCATTGCAGGAACCAGTAGGAAAAATAGTTCGTCCATTTGCAATCCAGTCATAAACTTTTTGTCCCATTCCTATCTTAGATGATAGACTCAATAATGGTTCAAAAAACCTTACATACATATTCTGTTGATGCTGTTTATACCATTCTCTAATTTGTTAGTTGAGTTGATATTATAATCGAATACATCGTCTTTCCAACATAGGAATATCTAGACATTATGGTGAAAAAGGCAAGCTACCCTTTTCCTGGTTTATTTTAAAATCCTCTTATTATTGTCACAACTACAATGAAATGATACGACTAGCAGCTTTCGTTAAGCGATTCATTACTGCTTGTCCAATACCTTGTTCAGGAAAAGACTCACAAAGAATAATATCAACTTCCCCTAATTTAAAGGTACGTAATGCGCCATATAAATTGGCAGCTACTTGCTCCATTGTATTTCCTAGCTTTATGATTGCTTCTACCTGTAGCCTTTCCACGGTACCGTCTTTCCCCATGACACCAACTCTTTTTCCTTCCATCTGTAAACGGTAGATCATACTCTGCAAGTTTTCGCTAGCCCCAGAAACAATCCATAGCGGAACTTCAGGGGAATAATGCCGATACTTCATGCCCGGAGATTTTGGTTGTTCATTTTCATTTTTTACTGCTAAGCCAGGATCAACCATAACAGCCCCCGCTACTTTTTCAATTTGCTCTTTCGTGATACCACCCGGTCGTAAAATAACCGGAATATCCTGCGTGCAATCAATGACAGTTGATTCTAATCCAACACCAGTAGCCCCACCATCCAAAATTCCAGCAATCTTATCACTTAAATCATGCCATACATGTCTAGCACTAGTTGGGCTAGGTCTTCCCGATATATTGGCACTTGGTGCAGCAATTGGTAACTGACATGCGGATAGCAACTGATGAGCAACTGGGTGACTCGGGATTCGGACACCGACAGTATCTAAACCTGCTGTTACAGCAGGAGAACACACATCATTACTCGGTAAGACGAACGTAATTGGCCCTGGCGTATAAGCAACTAATAATTTATCTACATAAGCAGGCCAATAACGTACTAGACTTTCCATTTGCAAAGCATCGGCCACATGAACAATTAGCGGATTATCCTGTGGACGCCCTTTTGCCTGAAATATTTTCTGTACTGCTTGCTCATTTGTAGCATTAGCTCCTAATCCATACACAGTCTCCGTTGGAAAAGCAACAATTTCGCCTTGGTGCAGTAGCTGACTCGCTTCGATTATCGACTCTTGTTGTTCTCTTTTAGTCATTTTAGATATATTCCAATACTTCGTTTTCATTTTCAGTTACCTCTTTTCTACTAACATTATTTTAGTAGATCAAGACGGGTTGTGCAATGAAAGCAAACAGAGTTGCTGTTATTTTGATACTTGAATACTAAGGACGCAATTAATAATCGCCTCGACAACAATGGGAATAATTTAAACCAAAGACATTTGCCGCGATTGGATTAGGACAGTAAAAAGAGGATAGTTTTTCATTCCAATATAGGAAAGTATGAGATGTTTTTGGTTTATAGTATAAGAAAAACAAAGGCTTTTTCCATAAGACTTGGTGACAAGCCAAGTTTTTCTAGGGAATACTATGAAAATATATTCACTTTTACTATACTAAAAACCTGTAGATAACTAATGAACAACATATCCACAGGCCTTACATTTATAAACCTTTATTATTAAGTTTTTTTTACATTTATACACATTTTCCACAACAAATTTAAATGTTATCCACAAAAACAGTGGATAACATTGTTAGTAACTTAATTTTTCGGCAATTTATTTTAGATAACCATCACGAAACATGATACAACCACCAATTACCGTCTTTTTGATCAAATTTATCAACAAAAGCTCTCTCTTTTTGTGGATGAAACTGCAAAGCTTCAAGTAAAATATCCACAACTGGTTGATGACTATGCACATAAACTCTTTTTGCGTGCTGTTGTTTAGCCATCGTTAAAATGGATTCCAATAATACTGGAAGGACAGCTGCTTCTGATTGTGTAATATATAGCTGTTTTAACCAATACGTTCCTTCTTCCATTTCCTCAAGGATAAAACAACCTTCTATCTTTCCTTTTATCTCAACAACATACCCTTTTTGTAATAAACTATCCTTATTCATATGTGGATTACTTAGTAAAAAGTAGTCTAACTTTTCCTGCGATACTTTGTTAGCCTGAATTAAATTCATTTCTACTCACCCCTATTACGGTTTAATAGTTTTGCTTATATATAAATATAGTATATGCACAGACAACGAAATTATGACCAGCCTAACCATTCAAACAAGAAAAAGCTCACTTCCGTATCTTCATCATCTTCTCGCTCCACTTCTTTCTCTTCTTCTTTATCTTCTGTCGTTTCAGCTGATACGGCGCTCGTTCCGTTAGAAAAATCTAGAAAACAGAGAGGAGGAAATAAAACACACCACCAATTGTCACCCTTCCCTTCTCCAATTGTAATTAAAACTGCTTCATATTCACCTGCAGGATATAAAAATTCACCATATATTTTCGTTGGAAAGGAAACATTTTTATTGTAAGACACTTCATAACTTTGTTTTACATCCGCTTTCTTGAGCACGGACCCTACAATCTGATTTAAGTCTGGTATACGTTTTTCTATTAAACTTCTAGCCTGCTCAATATCTGTAATATCCTCTACCCATTTCGTAATCTCTTTATTCACTTGATCGCGTATACTTCTTTTTAATTCTTGATCTGCTTCACTATCACTATTAGCCAATATACGTAAACGGATCGCTTCATCCGGAATAACTTGATATTCATCTTGATTGTTAAGCGCTGTTTCCCCTGATTTTTGGCTTATCACTTGCCCAGGAATAATTAATAATCCAATAAATAATATAACAGCAAAAAATACTAGTTTTTTCATCACCGTCTTCCCCCTTTGTATTCTTCATTATGTACAAAGGGCGATGATTTTAAACTAGTATTCTTAAATATTATTATTTACAATGACCATCCGATCTTTTCCATTGATGTCTTGTAACACTTGTGGATAACTGTCAGGATAAACATACTTGATTAAATCAGATACAGCTTCACCTTGTTGATAGCCTATTTCAAAAGCAACCAAATAAGGTCTCTCGGACAATTGCGCCATTTGATAAACAATTTTTTTGTAAGCAGCTAATCCATTTTGTTCTGCAAACAAAGCTAAATGAGGATCAAAGTTTTTCACTGTATCTGCCATAAAAGAAATATCCTCCCTCGCAATATAAGGAGGATTACAAACCAATACATCCATAGAAATATTTTGTTCTAGTACTGGTGCTAAAAAATCGCCAGCAGTAAATACAACAGCAGCTTGATGTCGGCTCGCATTTTCCTTCGCTACTTTTAGAGCTTGTTCCGAGACATCTGTTGCGTAAACCATCGCCTTAGGCAACTCTAAAGCGAGTGTAATGGCAATTATGCCACTTCCTGTACCCACATCAACAATAGTCGGGCACTTATCCACAAAATGATGGTTTACATGTTGAATAACCTGCTGCACGAGTTCCTCTGTTTCTGGCCTCGGAATAAGTACATCTTCGTTTACCTTAAATTCCCGTCCATAAAACGAAGTGCACCCCATCAAATGCTGTACTGGTATACCCGTTGAAGCATGTTGCTTAATGGCTGCCATATACGGTGTAAGCACTTCTTCTGGAACAAGTTGTTGCATATTCATGTAAAATTTAATAGCGGTCACTTGTAAAAAATGTTGTAGCAAAATAACGGCAACATTTTTTTCTCGACCGTGTTCCTCTAAAAAAAGGGAAGCCCATTGAAGGACTTCGTATTGTTTCTTCACTTCCATATTATTCACCAATTTGTTCCAATTTCTTCGTTTGCTCTTCCATAATTAACGCTTCAATAATTTCATCTAATTTACCTTCTAGAATTTGATCTAGTTTCTGAATAGTTAAACCAATCCGATGATCGGTTACACGATTTTGCGGAAAGTTATAGGTGCGAATACGCTCTGATCGATCTCCAGTTCCTACTGCAGATTTACGATTTTCATCGTATTCAGCTTGAGCTTCTTGTTGATACATATCATATATTCTAGCTCGCAGCACCTTCATTGCTTTTTCTTTATTTTTAATTTGCGATTTCTCATCTTGAATTGAAACCACGATGCCTGTTGGAACATGCGTTAAACGAACAGCTGACATTGTTGTGTTAACACTTTGACCACCCGGCCCACTAGAGGCAAAGGTATCCACACGTATATCCTTTTCATGAATATCCACTTCCACTTCTTCAGCCTCGGGCAGGACAGCTACGGTCGCCGTTGATGTATGAATTCTTCCGCCTGATTCCGTCTCAGGAACACGCTGAACACGATGGGCGCCGTTTTCATATTTCAAACGAGAGTAAGCACCTTTACCGTTAATCATAAAGATAATTTCTTTGTATCCACCTACACCAGTTGTATGAGCTTCCATGACTTCTAGTTTCCACCCATAAGTCTCGGCGTAACGGGAATACATCCGATATAAGTCTCCTGCAAATAATGCCGCTTCGTCTCCACCGGCAGCTCCGCGTATTTCCATAAATACGTTTTTATCGTCATTTGGATCTTTCGGCAATAGTAAAACTTTTAACTTCTCTTCCAATTGTTGTTTATTTTCTGTAAGCTCGTTAATTTCAAGTTTTACCATTTCTTCCATTTCTTCATCTAGCTCGTCTTCTTGCATTTCTTTTGCGTCTTTTAACTGCTGTACGACATCTTTATATTCTCGATAAACTTGAACAACATCTTCTAAGCTTGATTGTTCTTTGGAATATTCTCGAAGCTTTGTCGCATCGCTAATTACTTCCGGATCACTTAGCAATTCATTTAATTTATTGTAACGATCTTCTAAAGATTGTAAACGATCTAACATCACGGCCACCTCTTTCTAATTAACAGTATAATTATAGTATACTCCTGTTATTAGGTCAAAATCGGTGTGGATTAAAGACAAGAACTTCTTTAAAACACCTCTAAGTTCGTGTTCAGGTTGTGCTAGTCTTATTTTATACGAGATAAGAAAATCGGCTTATTTGGACATTTTTGTTAAACATATGTTGGTTGTTGCTTTATTCGGTTTATTTGGTACTTCATGGTGATGGCGGCATCTTGGCTCATAAGATTCAGAAGCTCCAACTAATATAATTGGATCATCATAAGAAGCTGGTTGCCCGTTGATTAAACGTTGTGTTCTACTTGCTGGAGAACCACAAATGGGACAAATAGCATTCAACTTCGTGACGGACTCGCTTAACGCCATTAATTGCGGCATAGAACCAAATGGCTCCCCACGAAAATCTGTGTCTAAACCAGCAACCACAACCCGTATACCAGCATCCGCTAATTGTTCTACAATAGTGACAATGGAAGCATCAAAAAATTGCGCTTCATCTATACCAACAATATCCACATTTTCATTTATATGTTCAAGCAAATCTGCTACATCTTTAATTGGTCGAGCGATTATCGACGTTCCATTGTGAGATACGACTGCTTCTTTTTCATAACGGTCATCTAGAGATGGCTTAAATACCCTTACAGTTAAATTAGCGTATGTAGCACGTCGGACTCGGCGAATCAATTCCTCTGATTTACCTGAAAACATGCTCCCACAAATCAATTCTACCCAGCCACTTTGTTTCATTACATACATACGTCTTGTCCCCCACTTTTCCATTTTCGTTTATTTCCATTTTGCTTATCTGTTCGTTTTTCTATACATGCTTCACTTTCTATGAACATACAACGAATTTGAAGTTCATTTACAAATTTCCATGGTGAAAACTGTAGTTTTTCCTTATACGACAATCCTTATAATTTTATATTTCTATAGTATAAAGTAAAAAAACAGGCAAAGTTGGAGATTTTGCCTGTTTTATACACTATTGTAAATAGATGATTCGTGTTCGGAACTTCATGGGTTCCAACAATTACTTCATATTATATTTTTTCTTGAAGCGATCCACTCGACCACCGACTTTATCAGCCTTTTGCTTACCAGTGTAAAATGGATGTGATTCTGAGCTGATCTCCACACGAATTAATGGGTACGTATTCCCATCTTCCCACTCAATTGTTTCATTGGATGATTTGGTAGATCCACTTAAAAATTTAAAGTCGGAACTCGTATCAAGAAAAACTACTTTTTGGTACTCTGGATGAATATCCTTTTTCATGTTTTCCACTCCTTTTTGCCCTGAATCCTTTGGAGACAGAGTTATTGTAAGAGCCCTCATAGGTAAAATACCTGATCTAAACTCACATAAAAAGATTATAACAGGATGATTTCTATAATGCAATAGTAGGCTTTACCTACTCGGGATTAGAAAATCTTGGCTTAGCGTCATGTGTCTATAGGGAAAGCTGTAGTTTTCTTGATATGAAAAGACGTATTAGTAAATGCTGCTGCCCTCCCAATGCAAGCAATGACTGTTTCTTATAAAGAATAAATCTAATTTTATACTTGGCTATAGTGTGAAAAGCGTGAACAGGTTTAGAATATACTTTAAGAACGTTTCATGCCACGTCGCTTCATCTCTTCATCCATCATTTGGAAAAATTCTTCATTATTTTTTGAAGCTCTTAATCTACGTAAGAAGCGTTCCAGAAAATCATTAGAATCTTGCATTGTTTTACGAATAGCCCACATTTTATCCAAGTGCGATTTATTAACAAGTAATTCTTCTTTTCTAGTTCCAGACCGTAAAATGTCAATAGCAGGAAATATACGACGCTGAGCCAGATTACGATCTAAGTGTAATTCCATATTACCGGTTCCTTTAAATTCCTCATAAATCACATCATCCATGCGTGAGCCTGTATCGATCAATGCTGTCGCTAATACTGTGAAGCTTCCACCCTCTTCGATATTTCGAGCAGCTCCAAAAAATCGTTTTGGACGATGAAACGCAGCAGGATCAATACCACCTGATAACGTACGTCCACTAGGCGGAATAACGAGGTTATACGCGCGCGCCAAACGAGTAATACTGTCCATTAAAACGATAACATCTCGCTTATGTTCCACTAAACGCATTGCCCGTTCTAATACAAGCTCCGATACTTTTATATGACTCTCCGGAACTTCATCAAATGTCGAACTGACAACATCCACATCAGGATGTACAGAGCGCTCAATGTCTGTTACTTCTTCAGGGCGCTCATCTACTAAAAGAATAATTAATTTTGCATCTGGATGATTTTCAGAAATGCTGTTAGCAATCTCTTTTAATAAAGTTGTCTTCCCAGCTTTAGGTGGAGCAACAATTAGTCCACGCTGTCCATAACCGACAGGTGTCATTAAATCAATAATACGTGTTGATATTTCATTTGATTTCGTTTCTAGCTTCATTAAGCGATCTGGGTATAATGCAGTTAGCGCTGGGAAATGCACACGTTCTTTCGCTGTTTCTGGGTCATCTCCATTGACAGCATCTACATGTAATAGACCATAATATCTTTCGTTTTCTTTAGGAGGTCGAACCTTTCCAGATACTTTATCACCATTACGTAAATCAAAGCGTCTAATTTGCGAAGCTGAAATATAAATATCTTCAGCGCTTGGTGAATAGTTAATCGGTCTTAAAAAACCAAATCCCTCGGAAGGAATAATTTCTAATATCCCATCCATAAAGAGGTAGCCATCTTTTTCCGCTTGTGCTTTTAAAATTGCAAAAATTAGTTCTTTTTTCGTTAACTTTGCATAATAAGAGATTTTATACTCTCTTGCTAATTGGTAAATCTCTTTTAATGTTAACGTCTCCAAACGGGAGATAGTTAGTCCTGCCATAAAATCACCTTACCTATAAAAATTTTACTTTCTCTGTTGAAAAACTTGGCTATTCGCTATGTCTTGATAGCAAAAACGCCGTCCACTTTCTTTATCGTATAAATAAAAAACTTGGCTTGTTGACACATCTTTTAAGCGGAAAAAGATGCTGTTTTTACTATAAACCAAAAAAATCTTATACTTTCCTATAGAAAAAAAGATATATATGGTTTTACTAGTACATCTACTACATTATACGAGGATCATGCCCAAACAGACGAAGTGAGATGGTATTTTCTCTTTTAAAACCTGTTCATCTGGAATTACATATAGAAGTAAACTTCAGCCAATTTTTTCTTCATTTCTAGTATCAAAAGTTTTTTTAGTTTGAATTGCTGCAAGAGTCATTTCTACTTAGTTGTAAAGCAATCGTTTTACATCGTCTTTTCCTTCGAATAAAAGCTGCTGTATGGCTACTACTTTCAAAAATTGGAAAAACCAAGCTGGACAAGTCTATATGGGGAAATACCCATACTCAAATATCCTTCTCATCAGCAGCCTGTCCGTTCTACCAATCGGCTACTACCAAACCGTAGTTTTTCTTATACTTTTCTATAGTGTAAAAGACAACCGCATTAATTGGAAAATTTAGTTTATGCACATAAACTCGTAGAAATGTATTTTAATTGAGATGGCCTTTTTCCCTTTCCTTATTCAACTTTATACTTCATGTAGAATGTAGCCTATACCAACTACCAAATGTATTCCATGATACTTCAGTAATATAGCATGAGAAAAACATGACTTCACACCAAGGATTTAAGTCGATAATTACCGTTCTTCTTATACTTTAAACCGCTAGAAATTTTGATACTTTCCTAA
It encodes:
- a CDS encoding manganese efflux pump, coding for MSGYIGEVTALLFLAFALGLDAFSVSLGLGLQRLRLKRIALIGVVVGLFHILMPFLGILFGTMISEQIGSLTNLAGGLLLVGIGAQMFFSAFNQNVKKMIQPVGVGLLLLALGLSIDSFSVGLSLGISGVKTAIALLLFGMVSACLSWIGMLLGRRVEGYLGAYSELLGGSILIAFGLHVLFG
- a CDS encoding L-threonylcarbamoyladenylate synthase; this encodes MKTKYWNISKMTKREQQESIIEASQLLHQGEIVAFPTETVYGLGANATNEQAVQKIFQAKGRPQDNPLIVHVADALQMESLVRYWPAYVDKLLVAYTPGPITFVLPSNDVCSPAVTAGLDTVGVRIPSHPVAHQLLSACQLPIAAPSANISGRPSPTSARHVWHDLSDKIAGILDGGATGVGLESTVIDCTQDIPVILRPGGITKEQIEKVAGAVMVDPGLAVKNENEQPKSPGMKYRHYSPEVPLWIVSGASENLQSMIYRLQMEGKRVGVMGKDGTVERLQVEAIIKLGNTMEQVAANLYGALRTFKLGEVDIILCESFPEQGIGQAVMNRLTKAASRIISL
- the spoIIR gene encoding stage II sporulation protein R — its product is MKKLVFFAVILFIGLLIIPGQVISQKSGETALNNQDEYQVIPDEAIRLRILANSDSEADQELKRSIRDQVNKEITKWVEDITDIEQARSLIEKRIPDLNQIVGSVLKKADVKQSYEVSYNKNVSFPTKIYGEFLYPAGEYEAVLITIGEGKGDNWWCVLFPPLCFLDFSNGTSAVSAETTEDKEEEKEVEREDDEDTEVSFFLFEWLGWS
- the prmC gene encoding peptide chain release factor N(5)-glutamine methyltransferase, producing the protein MEVKKQYEVLQWASLFLEEHGREKNVAVILLQHFLQVTAIKFYMNMQQLVPEEVLTPYMAAIKQHASTGIPVQHLMGCTSFYGREFKVNEDVLIPRPETEELVQQVIQHVNHHFVDKCPTIVDVGTGSGIIAITLALELPKAMVYATDVSEQALKVAKENASRHQAAVVFTAGDFLAPVLEQNISMDVLVCNPPYIAREDISFMADTVKNFDPHLALFAEQNGLAAYKKIVYQMAQLSERPYLVAFEIGYQQGEAVSDLIKYVYPDSYPQVLQDINGKDRMVIVNNNI
- the prfA gene encoding peptide chain release factor 1 codes for the protein MLDRLQSLEDRYNKLNELLSDPEVISDATKLREYSKEQSSLEDVVQVYREYKDVVQQLKDAKEMQEDELDEEMEEMVKLEINELTENKQQLEEKLKVLLLPKDPNDDKNVFMEIRGAAGGDEAALFAGDLYRMYSRYAETYGWKLEVMEAHTTGVGGYKEIIFMINGKGAYSRLKYENGAHRVQRVPETESGGRIHTSTATVAVLPEAEEVEVDIHEKDIRVDTFASSGPGGQSVNTTMSAVRLTHVPTGIVVSIQDEKSQIKNKEKAMKVLRARIYDMYQQEAQAEYDENRKSAVGTGDRSERIRTYNFPQNRVTDHRIGLTIQKLDQILEGKLDEIIEALIMEEQTKKLEQIGE
- a CDS encoding thymidine kinase — encoded protein: MYVMKQSGWVELICGSMFSGKSEELIRRVRRATYANLTVRVFKPSLDDRYEKEAVVSHNGTSIIARPIKDVADLLEHINENVDIVGIDEAQFFDASIVTIVEQLADAGIRVVVAGLDTDFRGEPFGSMPQLMALSESVTKLNAICPICGSPASRTQRLINGQPASYDDPIILVGASESYEPRCRHHHEVPNKPNKATTNICLTKMSK
- a CDS encoding type B 50S ribosomal protein L31; amino-acid sequence: MKKDIHPEYQKVVFLDTSSDFKFLSGSTKSSNETIEWEDGNTYPLIRVEISSESHPFYTGKQKADKVGGRVDRFKKKYNMK
- the rho gene encoding transcription termination factor Rho, whose protein sequence is MAGLTISRLETLTLKEIYQLAREYKISYYAKLTKKELIFAILKAQAEKDGYLFMDGILEIIPSEGFGFLRPINYSPSAEDIYISASQIRRFDLRNGDKVSGKVRPPKENERYYGLLHVDAVNGDDPETAKERVHFPALTALYPDRLMKLETKSNEISTRIIDLMTPVGYGQRGLIVAPPKAGKTTLLKEIANSISENHPDAKLIILLVDERPEEVTDIERSVHPDVDVVSSTFDEVPESHIKVSELVLERAMRLVEHKRDVIVLMDSITRLARAYNLVIPPSGRTLSGGIDPAAFHRPKRFFGAARNIEEGGSFTVLATALIDTGSRMDDVIYEEFKGTGNMELHLDRNLAQRRIFPAIDILRSGTRKEELLVNKSHLDKMWAIRKTMQDSNDFLERFLRRLRASKNNEEFFQMMDEEMKRRGMKRS